A single window of Myxococcus virescens DNA harbors:
- a CDS encoding DUF2845 domain-containing protein, translated as MERRHPMRALGLAVVLSMAGVPVAAEAASLRCGQALVADGALKTEVLAKCGEPAAKNFRTVTDSAGSVTPDRNTGGVTTERRSVTREYEEWTYNFGPRRFMQVVTFENGRLIDVQSAGYGSE; from the coding sequence ATGGAGAGGAGACACCCCATGCGAGCTCTTGGATTGGCGGTCGTGCTTTCAATGGCCGGGGTGCCGGTGGCGGCGGAGGCGGCCTCGCTCCGCTGTGGCCAGGCGCTGGTGGCGGATGGAGCGCTCAAGACCGAGGTGCTCGCCAAGTGTGGGGAGCCGGCGGCGAAGAACTTCCGCACGGTGACGGACTCTGCGGGCTCGGTGACGCCGGACAGGAACACGGGGGGCGTCACGACGGAGCGGCGGTCCGTCACCCGGGAGTACGAGGAGTGGACCTACAACTTCGGGCCGCGCCGCTTCATGCAGGTGGTGACGTTCGAGAACGGCCGCCTCATCGACGTGCAGAGCGCGGGCTACGGCAGCGAGTAG
- a CDS encoding 2-oxoglutarate and iron-dependent oxygenase domain-containing protein: protein MSSDVAETKDGVVLLDYAQLVAGADLSAAIERAYGHDGIGLLVVRGIPGLSELRDNLLPLGFRFAALPTEVKDRYVHARSSYSFGWSHGKELLRPGQFDEFKGSYYNNPQYDVPHTDAALIEKHPENYHPNVWPDADFPELRPAFMALGQRMVDVGVLVAEQCDKYVQARLGSRLAPGAALAKTIRDSRACKARLLYYFAINEDATPRTRDSWCGWHSDHGSLTALCPAMYFEAEPGATEPARKDIPVPDPEAGLYVRTRTGEERKVVIPKDSLAFQIGESSQIVTGGLLRSTPHAVQALAHPASRNISRATFAVFMQPDNDMHLRPPEGVDPAEQKVGAFQPGMTFGDFAKATFAKFYNPYA, encoded by the coding sequence ATGAGCAGCGACGTGGCGGAAACGAAAGACGGAGTGGTTCTTCTCGACTATGCGCAGCTCGTGGCGGGCGCGGACCTGAGCGCCGCCATCGAGCGCGCCTACGGGCATGACGGCATTGGCCTGCTCGTCGTTCGGGGCATCCCCGGGCTGTCCGAGCTGCGCGACAACCTGCTGCCCCTGGGCTTCCGCTTCGCCGCGCTGCCCACCGAGGTGAAGGACCGCTACGTCCACGCGCGCAGCAGCTACTCGTTCGGCTGGAGCCACGGGAAGGAGCTGCTGCGCCCCGGCCAGTTCGACGAGTTCAAGGGCTCGTACTACAACAACCCGCAGTACGACGTGCCGCACACCGACGCGGCGCTCATCGAGAAGCACCCGGAGAACTACCACCCCAACGTGTGGCCGGACGCGGACTTCCCGGAGCTGCGGCCCGCCTTCATGGCGCTGGGCCAGCGGATGGTGGACGTGGGCGTGCTGGTCGCCGAGCAGTGCGACAAGTACGTGCAGGCCAGGCTGGGCAGCCGCCTGGCACCGGGCGCGGCGCTGGCGAAGACGATTCGTGATTCGCGCGCGTGCAAGGCGCGGCTGCTCTACTACTTCGCCATCAACGAGGACGCGACGCCGCGCACGCGCGACTCGTGGTGCGGCTGGCACAGCGACCACGGCTCGCTCACGGCGCTCTGCCCGGCCATGTACTTCGAGGCCGAGCCGGGCGCGACGGAGCCGGCGCGCAAGGACATCCCGGTGCCGGACCCGGAGGCGGGCCTGTACGTGCGCACGCGGACCGGCGAGGAGCGCAAGGTCGTCATCCCGAAGGACAGCCTGGCCTTCCAGATTGGCGAAAGCTCCCAGATTGTCACCGGCGGGCTGCTGCGGTCCACGCCGCACGCGGTGCAGGCGCTGGCCCATCCGGCCAGCCGCAACATCTCCCGCGCCACCTTCGCGGTGTTCATGCAGCCGGACAATGACATGCACCTGCGTCCGCCGGAGGGCGTGGACCCCGCCGAGCAGAAGGTGGGCGCCTTCCAGCCTGGAATGACTTTCGGCGATTTCGCCAAGGCGACGTTCGCGAAGTTCTACAACCCCTACGCGTAG
- a CDS encoding OsmC family protein encodes MESPLYTGEVRTVGESMARSITDAGAFKIFMDEPVELGGRNGAPSPLDFILAAHAGCLNYMTFYIARELGIPVTRTDITVRGALDPSTFAGKGGGARAGYQALEVTLQVHTPANADQLALLKREVEARCPVSDNLANATPVHLTLKAATSEA; translated from the coding sequence ATGGAAAGCCCGCTGTATACCGGAGAGGTCCGTACCGTCGGAGAGAGCATGGCGCGCAGCATCACCGACGCAGGCGCCTTCAAGATATTCATGGACGAGCCCGTGGAGTTGGGTGGCCGCAATGGCGCCCCCAGTCCGCTCGACTTCATCCTGGCCGCACACGCGGGCTGCCTGAACTACATGACCTTCTACATCGCCCGGGAGCTGGGCATCCCGGTGACGCGCACGGACATCACCGTGCGCGGCGCACTGGACCCGTCGACGTTCGCCGGCAAGGGCGGCGGCGCCCGCGCGGGCTACCAGGCCCTGGAGGTCACCCTCCAGGTCCACACACCCGCGAACGCGGATCAACTCGCCCTCCTCAAGCGCGAGGTGGAGGCGCGCTGCCCGGTGAGCGACAACCTCGCCAACGCCACGCCGGTGCACCTCACCTTGAAGGCCGCTACTTCGGAGGCGTGA
- the mltA gene encoding murein transglycosylase A, with product MDMRHLRILLLSALGLLASACPSPSRAPVTRPEDALVGLSRKMEPRDDGDVASLRTAVAESLVWLRSRPADHRFIYGARQVSIAELRTALERLHARLREDLTPEALWALVLEDFEPLEAAGGEDGQVLFTGYYEPTIEASLTRTDVYNVPIHGPPSDLIEVPLEPFAERFKSERVFGRLDGRKVVPYWSRGDIRGGRLSGRKLELAWAKDPVALFFLEVQGSGSLLLPDGSRRRIGYAASNGKPYRSIGSLLIQEGAIPKEEMSMQALRAWLAANPQQCHRVLDHNESYVFFRFLNTASVGSLGRPVTAGRSIATDARLFPKGGLAFIHTERPVRMADGSVQWKPLSRFVLNQDTGGAIRGAGRVDVFWGAGPQAELAAGMMKQKGRLLFLVPRPGRAAPLVAPVPVTPPK from the coding sequence ATGGACATGCGGCACCTCCGAATCCTCCTGCTGTCGGCGCTGGGGCTCCTCGCCTCGGCCTGTCCGAGCCCCTCCCGCGCTCCCGTCACCAGGCCCGAGGACGCGCTCGTCGGCCTGTCTCGCAAGATGGAGCCCCGGGACGACGGTGACGTCGCGTCCCTGCGGACCGCCGTCGCCGAGAGCCTCGTGTGGCTGCGGAGCCGCCCGGCCGACCACCGCTTCATCTACGGCGCGCGGCAGGTCTCCATCGCCGAGCTGCGGACCGCCCTGGAGCGCCTGCACGCGCGGCTACGCGAGGACCTCACGCCGGAGGCGCTGTGGGCCCTGGTCCTGGAGGACTTCGAGCCGCTGGAGGCCGCCGGAGGCGAGGACGGCCAGGTGCTCTTCACCGGCTACTACGAGCCGACCATCGAGGCGAGCCTGACGCGCACGGACGTGTACAACGTGCCCATCCACGGGCCTCCGTCCGACTTGATTGAGGTCCCACTGGAGCCCTTCGCGGAGCGCTTCAAGTCGGAGCGCGTCTTCGGCCGGCTCGACGGGCGGAAGGTGGTGCCGTACTGGTCGCGCGGGGACATCCGTGGGGGGCGGCTCAGCGGACGGAAGCTGGAGCTGGCATGGGCCAAGGACCCGGTGGCGCTCTTCTTCCTGGAGGTGCAGGGCAGCGGTTCGTTGCTCCTGCCGGATGGGAGCCGGCGCCGCATCGGCTACGCCGCGTCGAATGGGAAGCCGTACCGCAGCATCGGCTCGCTGCTCATCCAGGAGGGCGCCATCCCCAAGGAGGAGATGTCGATGCAGGCGCTGCGCGCGTGGCTGGCCGCGAATCCCCAGCAGTGCCACCGGGTGCTCGACCACAACGAGTCCTACGTGTTCTTCCGCTTCCTCAACACCGCGTCGGTGGGCTCGCTCGGGCGTCCGGTGACGGCGGGGCGCTCCATCGCGACGGACGCGCGGCTGTTCCCCAAGGGCGGCCTGGCCTTCATCCACACCGAGCGCCCGGTGCGCATGGCGGATGGCTCCGTGCAGTGGAAGCCGCTGTCGCGCTTCGTGCTCAACCAGGACACGGGCGGGGCCATCCGGGGCGCGGGCCGGGTGGACGTCTTCTGGGGCGCGGGCCCGCAGGCGGAGCTGGCGGCGGGGATGATGAAGCAGAAGGGGCGGCTGCTCTTCCTCGTCCCCCGGCCCGGCCGCGCCGCGCCCCTGGTGGCGCCGGTGCCTGTCACGCCTCCGAAGTAG
- a CDS encoding SDR family oxidoreductase, producing MSNLQGKTLFITGASRGIGKAIALRAARDGANIIIAAKTTEPHPKLPGTIYTAAEEIEKAGGKALPCVVDIRDEQQIAAAVAKAVETFGGIDILVNNASAISLTGTLETPMKRFDLMHGINTRGTFACSQACIPYLKKASNPHILNNSPPLNMEARWFAPHVAYTMAKFGMSMCVLGMAEELRSDGIAVNAIWPRTVIATAAVQNLLGGDETIRGCRTPEIMADAAYAILTKPSREFTGNFCIDEEVLRGVGVTDFDKYQRVPGAELLPDYFI from the coding sequence ATGTCCAATCTCCAGGGAAAGACGCTGTTCATCACCGGTGCCAGCCGTGGCATCGGCAAGGCCATTGCCCTCCGCGCTGCCCGGGATGGCGCCAACATCATCATCGCCGCCAAGACGACGGAGCCGCACCCCAAGCTCCCCGGCACCATCTACACGGCGGCGGAGGAAATCGAGAAGGCGGGTGGCAAGGCGCTGCCCTGTGTCGTGGACATCCGCGACGAGCAGCAGATTGCCGCCGCCGTGGCCAAGGCGGTGGAGACCTTCGGCGGCATCGACATCCTGGTGAACAACGCCAGCGCCATCAGCCTCACGGGCACGCTCGAGACGCCGATGAAGCGCTTCGACCTGATGCACGGCATCAACACGCGCGGCACGTTTGCGTGTTCGCAGGCGTGTATTCCGTACCTGAAGAAGGCCAGCAACCCGCACATCCTCAACAACTCGCCGCCGCTCAACATGGAGGCGCGCTGGTTCGCGCCCCACGTCGCGTACACCATGGCGAAGTTCGGCATGAGCATGTGCGTGCTGGGCATGGCGGAGGAGCTGCGCTCGGACGGCATCGCGGTGAACGCCATCTGGCCGCGCACCGTCATCGCCACCGCGGCGGTGCAGAACCTGCTGGGCGGGGATGAGACCATCCGCGGCTGCCGGACGCCGGAAATCATGGCGGACGCGGCCTACGCCATCCTCACCAAGCCGAGCCGCGAGTTCACCGGCAACTTCTGCATCGACGAGGAGGTCCTTCGCGGCGTGGGCGTGACGGACTTCGACAAGTACCAGAGGGTGCCCGGGGCGGAGCTGCTCCCCGACTACTTCATCTGA